The following are from one region of the Sandaracinus amylolyticus genome:
- a CDS encoding 4'-phosphopantetheinyl transferase family protein: MSDARSGYTSSMVPSERVTELFADDVLVVSAHVTDVALAAITPREAELVARAVDKRKREFATARALAKAALARFGLHDYELLNAQDRSPIWPAHITGSISHCDTRAVVAVGDRATVGTIGIDVEHRDELKRELWKTVFLREEVDALDAQFAHDVRGRMALALFSAKEALYKAQYPRSTQFMGFHELRVEMIAESATRGRLECEFQNDVGPFAKGFVAHGRYRLDAFPAGEVITAVRIEP; this comes from the coding sequence GTGAGCGACGCGAGGTCGGGCTATACAAGCTCGATGGTGCCTTCGGAGCGCGTGACCGAGCTCTTCGCGGACGACGTGCTCGTCGTGAGCGCGCACGTGACCGACGTCGCGCTCGCTGCGATCACGCCGCGCGAGGCCGAGCTCGTCGCGCGCGCCGTCGACAAGCGGAAGCGCGAGTTCGCGACCGCACGCGCGTTGGCAAAGGCAGCCCTCGCGCGCTTCGGACTGCACGACTACGAGCTGCTCAACGCGCAGGATCGCTCGCCGATCTGGCCCGCGCACATCACGGGGAGCATCTCGCACTGCGACACCCGTGCGGTCGTCGCGGTCGGGGATCGTGCGACCGTGGGCACGATCGGCATCGACGTCGAGCACCGCGACGAGCTCAAGCGCGAGCTCTGGAAGACGGTCTTCCTGCGCGAAGAGGTCGACGCGCTCGATGCGCAGTTCGCGCACGACGTGCGCGGCCGGATGGCGCTCGCGCTCTTCTCGGCGAAAGAGGCGCTCTACAAGGCGCAATATCCGCGCTCGACGCAGTTCATGGGGTTCCACGAATTGCGCGTGGAGATGATCGCGGAGAGCGCGACGCGGGGTCGCCTCGAGTGCGAGTTCCAGAACGACGTCGGCCCGTTCGCGAAGGGTTTCGTCGCGCACGGACGATATCGGCTCGATGCGTTCCCGGCGGGTGAAGTGATCACCGCCGTGCGCATCGAGCCGTGA
- a CDS encoding DUF6789 family protein codes for MSSPLGSLVRGVAAGIIGSAAQDVFFALTSRVAPKPPEDAFVPPEPEQLEESAPETVARRAAALMQRPLPVDKARAGHAVHYAFGGAWGAAYGATAAMVPKVAGPLGGAAFGALVWVASNDLLLPAFRLAAWPIHYPVRSHLYAIAAHVAYGAAMGIAIQKLTPKKPAPSLIVHTSERAPEPVHMRAHAPDMLEAGAGI; via the coding sequence ATGTCGAGCCCTCTCGGATCTCTGGTGCGCGGCGTGGCCGCCGGCATCATCGGCAGCGCCGCACAGGACGTCTTCTTCGCGCTCACCTCGCGCGTCGCGCCCAAGCCGCCCGAGGACGCGTTCGTCCCGCCCGAGCCCGAGCAGCTCGAAGAGAGCGCGCCCGAGACGGTCGCGCGACGCGCCGCCGCGTTGATGCAGCGTCCGCTGCCGGTCGACAAAGCACGCGCAGGTCACGCGGTGCACTACGCGTTCGGCGGCGCGTGGGGCGCGGCCTACGGCGCAACAGCGGCGATGGTCCCGAAGGTCGCGGGTCCCCTGGGTGGAGCCGCGTTCGGTGCGCTGGTGTGGGTCGCGAGCAACGACCTGCTGCTCCCCGCGTTCAGGCTCGCGGCCTGGCCGATCCACTACCCGGTGCGCTCGCACCTCTACGCGATCGCGGCGCACGTGGCGTACGGCGCCGCGATGGGAATCGCGATCCAGAAGCTGACGCCGAAGAAGCCGGCACCGAGCTTGATCGTTCACACGTCCGAGCGAGCGCCCGAGCCGGTGCACATGCGGGCGCACGCGCCCGACATGCTGGAGGCGGGCGCAGGGATCTGA
- a CDS encoding SpvB/TcaC N-terminal domain-containing protein, translated as MKTHAHSLVSRALSAGLATLLFWTPLAPRLAQAQEIEISEEEQRAIREAAYDRQPELDEAHLEDVELDTDAEHEGPPPSETSSGAPLALPGGDTRTAVNPQAISLPTAEGSIEGMGESFTPNLSSGTGSFGVPIAVAPGRAGVQPSFSLAYATSGGNGPVGFGWSLSAPFISRQVDRGVPQYDDRLRWHRGEDRFIYNGGQELVPVNSGVMARVDMESSTAMPTFPDGVTDQWQEYRARVEGGFMRFFRAPDFTRWVVLSKDGSRFDFGRVSVGPSEIVSGSVNALERDPSAPNRVYRWMLTRMADSHGSPVWYRYQQHENNAYLQDVTYVSPHGCAVGSADDNADCTESLGSYASRVAFEYEVRPDVFDTWVSGWRIATPRRLARVVVTAWDDGLGERALVRRYHLSYSNDGFHSMLTSVQLEGRPDAENEWGVRVLGDPVSERSLGPSPVGPMLPAMRFDYTPVPPALDGTVHDVIGSPPHSVDEARSDLFDVNSDGLPDLVVTDPARYRTRDGRPAAGVFFNGFRGAAAAPAETAAQFSAAVPVAIPAGMDAVMALSNPNVAPMDIDGDGRSDLLHMPRQRTYGWFSPTRSPEGEGEFSPASQGWQWSYEQVRLPTTDADPRIDLGRDGAHIQVLDVNNDHLIDVVRTTGTEIQTWLNLGWLDGGEGRFGSYSWGGETATLSTAPVRSCLPVAGTVYDFEDLESRLGDMNGDGLQDLVRIRRGRVIYWPGRGDGSFGIGARGCEPGLISDRHIEMTTPPAETNTELAGVYLADIDSDGTDDVVQVRFDAIDVWLNRAGRAFAQRIIVRGVPANPGFANRIRLVDIDGSGTVDVVYGTAHGWRYIDLVGGLRPRLLVGVENGLGARTELQYETSAVDYLRDLQACETGDTRNCFTWNQPGDPGERLLTHRSGGSPVISTVVRSITTTDRMHVYGLEPQRATQRLHYHDAYYEGIEQEFRGFGVTDSWAIGDWNNPTTITRTWFQQGRRSQAIAAERLEHNPDEALKGREYLTETFDEDGRYLASAHATLAVRHLADGLDGRPIDYAYVTEANEYRYDTTPFTPLTDARVTLTDVEYQQTDDNGEVAIASSRTHEVSIRGARWARIRTTYDEIDNLGHVLEQTAHGTVAVDGGLSAIDEPIVAHTEVTRLGTWMWRTRRTWVDGPESVALGETTVEFTEAGDPRYTVTTVTGIPELDFEGESDDEGDALPYEIADARENAVASVAYDSWGQPIAQCAGGNLAGPTGTPPDVCLRYGTVTRDTQFDQLALVERAWVGRGATAYLETEGVWDRGLALLLSAAAPNHEISEMLYDGFGRPVAAIPPPVDGCIEGHPTTLIRYELTTDPENAPLSRVRTTTVLRDAQNCEEASPVEGMGYVDGLGRPRAALATGDEAHAWVRSGITTFDQKGSVRRTYQPDFYDGSESDFAAVIALPSDIPYAVTRYDAFGRARGVIAEDGSTVWTSHHALSTDVCDPLDNDHSSPHYRTCTTARVDGHGRVIDQILRNRDPDTGADEQYRLWTWYRQDGAVLALARTQRNASITRPATLPSRDAMTVVRTFTYDSIGRRWTSHDPDTVSPSGANWRYLFNRVGDLAAVRDPRGCGQNFFYDLGGRLVGEQYVSCAEASSMRGEQPVAQLTAGATGLDDETPAISVDVLYHYDDYSGLGWSDDARGGDLGDPEDPAVLTTVDARAVGMPTGVEDRGQRSVISYDRRGNAVWSARQMAFISNAPALEPPLQPPGAPPPSPEDPPRRIEAPQVGDVAYDEEHTYVRTATFDHAARPVSMTLPRDLDWDPNGVDEGPVVRGELAYNRRGLPATATARIGEVVQPIVSGIAYDRDGAVLQTTWGDARPGHEATVSQTRYDRRRRPIRFITTRQPTGPEPAGPGEEPTLAAVSTVVDQELVWDAASNLTDIVDHRDGSEWPAGFRPRTTHVDHDALYRVVGAFFEYTQHDHRRTPDDEATDYRDTYAALRGEPVSGEGDPPPTEPPVNVDPMFTRPAPMLPESPPTRAVNITWNYDFLGNSTEWNDDQDSFYERSIGEISNGVDDPAHLARPSALYFATNITAAITSTQTNAGWLEVAYGEGGNVVSMTVRAQCGGRDSETACTPGPATNDDFARRDSLRQTCACASEQHYEYRWDELNRLAEARRWDRSSTAPTWELKVRQRYRYDGANQRTVKQTLEPVGGTEGELGSGDGLDRIALYVLPGDFERRGLQRGAGVRYEPGPFGTETQYLVAGARLVWRHDSLDQSAHQNRRMTVPLTDVIQTTAATLDLASGDMLEASTYYPNGARETLLADIDDPSAAEPTGFTGKEGDEEVGLSYFGERYLIARLGRWASPDPLHTHANGGGEALNSFHYVAGRSATGIDTLGLQDAHGQGQESQEQQSTARRTDTAPQAQPQATAPRQAPTSGRQVFLVFRPRDTRPRDTEQVAYELEVARGNYAFAQQWRAVDPSRREIVVVRASGSRVFPTVAEVTAGFERAAAAAGAGGEVIIALGHGLPGMVQLQPGDHASRPWSLTERTLMPPDDRGRRLDSTEEQTAGLERIRAATREHQLSRITLFSCEVGQGASPMPSALARYLGVPIRAAVHDIATVRLPTEAGGTEGRLAARVRIYESDRSGVPVRGDRPSTYSEDDMERVIRWRVFDGTSRGSL; from the coding sequence ATGAAGACTCACGCTCACTCGCTCGTGTCTCGAGCTCTCTCGGCGGGGCTCGCGACGCTGCTGTTCTGGACGCCTCTCGCGCCGCGCCTCGCACAGGCGCAGGAGATCGAGATCTCGGAGGAGGAGCAGCGCGCGATCCGCGAGGCCGCGTACGACCGCCAGCCCGAGCTCGACGAGGCGCACCTCGAGGACGTCGAGCTCGACACCGACGCCGAGCACGAAGGGCCGCCACCGAGCGAGACCTCGAGCGGCGCACCGCTTGCGCTCCCGGGGGGAGACACACGCACGGCGGTCAATCCTCAGGCGATCTCGCTGCCGACGGCCGAGGGGTCGATCGAGGGCATGGGCGAGTCGTTCACGCCGAACCTGAGCTCCGGCACCGGGAGCTTCGGCGTGCCGATCGCAGTCGCGCCGGGTCGCGCAGGCGTGCAGCCGAGCTTCTCGCTCGCGTACGCGACGAGCGGTGGAAACGGACCCGTCGGCTTCGGTTGGTCGCTCTCGGCCCCCTTCATCTCGCGCCAAGTCGATCGCGGTGTGCCGCAGTACGACGATCGGCTGCGATGGCATCGCGGCGAGGACCGCTTCATCTACAACGGCGGTCAGGAGCTGGTTCCCGTCAATTCGGGGGTGATGGCGCGAGTCGATATGGAGTCGTCGACCGCGATGCCGACGTTCCCGGACGGCGTGACGGATCAGTGGCAGGAGTACCGCGCTCGCGTCGAGGGCGGATTCATGCGCTTCTTCCGCGCCCCCGATTTCACGCGCTGGGTCGTGCTCTCGAAGGACGGTAGTCGCTTCGACTTCGGGCGCGTCAGCGTCGGGCCGAGTGAGATCGTCAGCGGCTCGGTGAACGCGCTGGAGCGAGATCCCAGCGCACCGAATCGCGTGTATCGCTGGATGCTGACGCGGATGGCCGACTCGCACGGCTCGCCCGTGTGGTACCGGTACCAGCAGCACGAGAACAACGCGTACCTACAAGACGTCACGTACGTCTCGCCGCACGGGTGCGCCGTCGGGTCGGCCGACGACAACGCCGACTGCACCGAGAGCCTCGGCTCCTATGCGTCGCGCGTCGCATTCGAGTACGAAGTGCGCCCCGACGTCTTCGACACGTGGGTGAGCGGCTGGCGAATCGCGACGCCACGGCGCCTCGCGCGTGTGGTGGTGACTGCATGGGATGACGGGCTCGGCGAGCGCGCGCTCGTGCGCCGATATCACCTCTCGTATTCGAACGATGGATTCCACTCGATGCTCACTTCGGTGCAGCTCGAGGGGCGTCCCGACGCGGAGAACGAGTGGGGCGTGCGAGTGCTCGGTGACCCGGTGTCCGAGCGTAGCCTCGGCCCGAGCCCCGTCGGTCCGATGCTCCCGGCGATGCGCTTCGACTACACGCCGGTTCCGCCTGCGCTCGATGGGACCGTGCACGACGTGATCGGCAGTCCGCCGCACTCGGTCGACGAAGCGCGAAGCGATCTGTTCGACGTCAACTCCGACGGCCTGCCGGACCTCGTGGTGACCGACCCCGCGCGCTATCGAACGCGCGACGGGCGCCCCGCGGCGGGTGTGTTCTTCAATGGATTCCGCGGCGCCGCCGCAGCGCCCGCCGAGACGGCGGCGCAGTTCAGCGCGGCAGTTCCAGTCGCGATCCCGGCTGGGATGGACGCTGTGATGGCGCTGTCGAATCCGAACGTCGCGCCGATGGACATTGACGGCGATGGGCGCAGCGACCTGCTCCACATGCCGCGGCAGCGCACGTACGGCTGGTTCTCACCGACTCGCTCCCCCGAGGGTGAGGGCGAGTTCTCGCCCGCCTCGCAGGGATGGCAGTGGAGCTACGAGCAGGTCCGCCTGCCCACCACCGACGCCGATCCGCGCATCGATCTCGGCCGCGACGGCGCGCACATCCAGGTGCTCGACGTCAACAACGACCATCTGATCGATGTCGTCCGCACGACGGGCACCGAGATCCAGACGTGGCTCAACCTCGGCTGGCTCGACGGCGGGGAAGGGCGGTTCGGCTCGTATTCGTGGGGCGGTGAGACTGCCACGCTGAGCACTGCCCCGGTCCGCTCGTGTCTACCGGTCGCCGGCACCGTCTATGACTTCGAAGATCTCGAGTCGCGCCTGGGCGACATGAACGGCGACGGTCTGCAGGACCTGGTGCGCATTCGCCGTGGCCGCGTGATCTACTGGCCCGGTCGGGGTGACGGCAGCTTCGGGATCGGTGCTCGTGGGTGCGAGCCCGGCTTGATCAGTGATCGTCACATCGAGATGACGACTCCGCCGGCCGAGACCAACACCGAGCTCGCGGGCGTGTACCTCGCAGACATCGACTCGGACGGCACTGACGACGTCGTGCAGGTCCGTTTCGACGCGATCGACGTGTGGCTGAATCGCGCGGGGCGCGCGTTCGCTCAGCGCATCATCGTGCGCGGCGTGCCGGCGAATCCGGGATTCGCCAATCGCATTCGCCTGGTCGACATCGATGGATCGGGCACCGTCGATGTCGTCTACGGCACGGCGCACGGGTGGAGGTACATCGATCTCGTCGGAGGGCTCCGGCCGCGGCTTCTGGTCGGCGTCGAGAACGGCCTCGGTGCGCGAACCGAGCTCCAGTACGAGACGAGCGCTGTCGACTATCTACGCGATCTCCAGGCGTGCGAGACCGGTGACACGCGGAACTGCTTCACCTGGAACCAGCCGGGCGACCCTGGTGAGCGCCTGCTGACGCATCGCTCCGGTGGGTCGCCGGTGATCTCCACGGTCGTCCGCTCGATCACGACGACTGACCGGATGCACGTCTACGGCCTCGAGCCACAGCGCGCGACGCAGCGCCTGCACTACCACGACGCGTACTACGAAGGCATCGAGCAGGAGTTCCGTGGCTTCGGCGTCACCGACTCCTGGGCCATCGGCGACTGGAACAACCCTACGACGATCACGCGCACCTGGTTCCAGCAAGGCCGTCGTTCGCAAGCGATCGCAGCAGAGCGGCTCGAGCACAACCCCGACGAAGCGCTCAAGGGCCGCGAGTATCTCACCGAGACATTCGACGAAGACGGACGATATCTCGCCTCCGCGCATGCGACGCTCGCAGTGCGTCATCTCGCCGATGGGCTCGACGGTCGGCCGATCGACTACGCGTACGTCACCGAAGCGAACGAGTATCGATACGACACCACTCCGTTCACGCCGCTGACGGACGCGCGCGTCACGCTCACCGACGTCGAGTACCAGCAGACCGACGACAACGGCGAGGTTGCGATCGCATCCAGCCGAACGCATGAGGTGTCGATTCGCGGCGCGCGCTGGGCGCGGATTCGCACGACCTACGACGAGATCGACAACCTCGGTCACGTCCTGGAGCAGACCGCGCACGGCACGGTCGCGGTCGATGGAGGCCTGTCTGCCATCGACGAACCGATTGTCGCGCACACCGAGGTGACCCGGCTCGGTACGTGGATGTGGCGAACGCGACGCACGTGGGTGGACGGCCCTGAGAGCGTGGCGCTCGGCGAGACCACCGTTGAGTTCACAGAGGCCGGCGATCCTCGGTACACAGTCACGACGGTCACCGGCATCCCCGAGCTCGACTTCGAGGGGGAGTCGGACGACGAGGGCGATGCGCTCCCGTACGAGATCGCCGACGCCCGTGAGAACGCCGTCGCATCGGTCGCGTACGACTCCTGGGGGCAGCCGATTGCGCAGTGCGCCGGTGGGAATCTCGCCGGCCCGACGGGTACACCCCCCGACGTCTGCCTGCGGTACGGAACCGTCACGCGCGACACGCAGTTCGACCAGCTCGCCCTCGTCGAGCGCGCGTGGGTCGGGCGCGGTGCAACGGCGTACCTCGAGACGGAGGGCGTCTGGGACCGAGGGCTCGCGCTCCTGCTGAGCGCGGCAGCGCCGAACCACGAAATCTCCGAGATGCTCTACGACGGCTTCGGCCGTCCCGTCGCCGCGATCCCGCCGCCCGTCGACGGTTGCATCGAGGGCCATCCGACGACGCTGATCCGCTACGAGCTCACGACCGACCCCGAGAACGCGCCGCTCTCGCGTGTGCGCACGACCACGGTGCTGCGCGATGCGCAGAACTGCGAGGAGGCGAGCCCGGTCGAAGGAATGGGCTACGTCGACGGCCTCGGCCGCCCGCGCGCCGCGCTCGCCACGGGCGACGAAGCTCACGCGTGGGTCCGCAGCGGCATCACGACCTTCGACCAGAAGGGCTCGGTCCGTCGCACCTACCAGCCCGACTTCTACGACGGCTCCGAGAGCGATTTTGCGGCCGTCATCGCGCTGCCCTCGGACATTCCGTACGCCGTCACGCGTTACGACGCATTCGGTCGCGCGCGCGGCGTGATCGCCGAAGACGGCTCGACCGTCTGGACGAGCCATCACGCGCTCTCCACCGACGTCTGCGATCCGCTCGACAACGACCATTCGTCTCCGCACTACCGGACCTGCACCACGGCGCGAGTCGACGGTCACGGGCGCGTGATCGACCAGATTCTGCGCAATCGAGATCCCGACACCGGCGCGGACGAGCAATATCGACTCTGGACGTGGTACCGCCAGGACGGCGCCGTGCTCGCGCTGGCGCGCACGCAGCGCAACGCCTCGATCACGCGACCGGCGACTCTGCCGAGCCGTGATGCGATGACAGTCGTCCGGACATTCACCTACGACTCCATCGGTCGGCGCTGGACTTCGCACGACCCGGACACCGTCTCGCCCTCGGGAGCGAACTGGCGATACTTGTTCAATCGCGTCGGCGATCTCGCTGCAGTGCGCGATCCGCGCGGCTGCGGTCAGAACTTCTTCTACGATCTCGGCGGTCGACTCGTCGGCGAGCAGTACGTCAGCTGCGCCGAAGCTTCGTCGATGCGCGGAGAGCAACCCGTCGCGCAGCTCACGGCCGGCGCGACGGGGCTGGACGACGAGACCCCGGCGATCTCCGTCGACGTCCTCTACCACTACGACGACTACTCCGGTCTCGGCTGGAGTGACGACGCGCGCGGCGGTGATCTCGGCGATCCCGAGGACCCCGCGGTGCTCACGACGGTCGACGCGCGCGCCGTCGGTATGCCCACCGGCGTCGAGGATCGCGGCCAGCGATCCGTCATCAGCTACGACCGCCGCGGCAACGCGGTCTGGTCCGCGCGCCAGATGGCGTTCATCTCGAACGCCCCCGCGCTCGAGCCACCCCTACAGCCTCCCGGAGCCCCGCCGCCCAGCCCCGAAGACCCACCGCGTCGGATCGAGGCGCCGCAGGTCGGCGACGTCGCATACGACGAGGAGCACACCTACGTGCGCACGGCGACCTTCGATCACGCCGCGCGCCCGGTCTCGATGACGCTGCCGCGCGATCTCGACTGGGATCCGAACGGCGTTGATGAAGGTCCGGTCGTCCGAGGAGAGCTCGCGTACAACCGCCGCGGTCTGCCCGCGACTGCCACCGCCCGCATCGGCGAAGTCGTCCAGCCGATCGTCAGCGGCATCGCCTATGACCGTGACGGCGCCGTCCTCCAGACCACGTGGGGCGACGCGCGCCCCGGCCACGAGGCAACTGTCAGCCAGACTCGTTACGACCGCCGCCGCCGCCCCATTCGCTTCATCACCACCCGACAGCCCACCGGCCCCGAGCCGGCGGGCCCTGGCGAAGAGCCCACGCTCGCGGCAGTGAGCACCGTCGTCGACCAGGAGCTCGTCTGGGACGCAGCGTCGAACCTCACCGACATCGTCGATCACCGCGACGGCAGCGAGTGGCCCGCCGGGTTCCGTCCGCGCACGACACACGTCGACCACGACGCGCTCTATCGCGTCGTCGGCGCGTTCTTCGAGTACACGCAGCACGACCACCGACGCACGCCGGACGACGAGGCAACGGACTATCGCGACACCTACGCGGCGCTCCGCGGCGAGCCGGTGAGCGGCGAGGGCGATCCGCCTCCGACGGAGCCGCCTGTGAACGTCGACCCGATGTTCACCCGGCCCGCGCCGATGCTCCCCGAGAGTCCGCCGACTCGCGCCGTGAACATCACCTGGAACTACGATTTCCTCGGCAACAGCACCGAGTGGAACGACGACCAGGACAGCTTCTACGAGCGCAGCATCGGCGAGATCTCGAACGGCGTCGACGATCCGGCCCATCTCGCTCGTCCGAGCGCGCTCTATTTCGCGACCAACATCACCGCCGCGATCACCTCGACCCAGACCAACGCGGGCTGGCTCGAGGTGGCGTACGGCGAGGGCGGCAACGTCGTCTCGATGACCGTCCGCGCGCAATGCGGAGGACGTGATTCCGAGACGGCGTGCACGCCGGGCCCGGCAACGAACGACGACTTCGCCCGTCGAGACTCGCTCCGTCAGACCTGCGCGTGCGCGAGCGAGCAGCACTACGAATATCGCTGGGACGAGCTCAATCGCCTCGCCGAAGCTCGCCGATGGGATCGCTCGTCGACCGCGCCCACGTGGGAGCTGAAGGTCCGCCAACGCTACCGCTACGACGGCGCGAATCAGCGCACGGTGAAGCAGACGCTCGAGCCCGTCGGCGGCACCGAGGGTGAGCTCGGCAGCGGCGACGGTCTCGACCGCATCGCGCTCTACGTCCTGCCCGGCGACTTCGAGCGCCGCGGCCTCCAGCGCGGCGCGGGCGTGAGGTACGAGCCCGGCCCGTTCGGGACCGAGACTCAGTACCTCGTCGCCGGCGCGAGGCTCGTGTGGAGGCACGACAGCCTCGACCAGAGCGCGCACCAGAACCGGCGGATGACGGTCCCGCTCACCGACGTCATCCAAACCACCGCGGCGACGCTCGACCTGGCCAGCGGCGACATGCTCGAGGCGAGCACGTATTACCCGAACGGAGCACGGGAGACGCTCCTCGCGGATATTGACGATCCGAGCGCGGCGGAACCCACGGGGTTCACCGGCAAGGAGGGGGACGAGGAAGTCGGGCTCAGCTACTTCGGTGAGCGCTATCTGATTGCACGGCTGGGGCGGTGGGCGAGTCCTGACCCACTGCACACGCACGCAAATGGGGGTGGAGAGGCTCTCAATAGCTTCCACTACGTTGCGGGTCGATCGGCGACGGGCATTGACACCCTGGGGCTGCAGGACGCGCATGGGCAAGGGCAGGAGAGTCAAGAGCAGCAGTCCACTGCCCGGCGGACCGACACCGCTCCGCAGGCACAACCGCAGGCCACAGCGCCACGACAAGCCCCCACTTCCGGTCGCCAAGTGTTCCTCGTGTTCCGTCCACGCGATACGCGGCCGCGCGATACGGAGCAGGTCGCGTACGAGCTGGAGGTTGCGCGAGGAAACTACGCCTTCGCGCAGCAGTGGCGCGCTGTAGATCCGTCGCGGCGTGAGATCGTCGTAGTGCGCGCATCCGGCTCGCGTGTGTTTCCAACAGTTGCCGAGGTCACAGCGGGATTCGAACGCGCAGCAGCCGCCGCCGGAGCCGGGGGCGAGGTGATCATCGCACTCGGGCACGGTCTGCCGGGCATGGTCCAGCTGCAACCGGGGGATCATGCGTCACGACCCTGGTCGCTCACTGAGCGGACTCTGATGCCGCCCGATGATCGCGGGCGGCGTCTCGATTCGACGGAGGAGCAAACGGCAGGGCTCGAACGGATCCGAGCTGCTACTCGTGAGCACCAGCTGTCGCGTATCACGCTCTTTTCGTGTGAGGTCGGGCAGGGGGCATCGCCGATGCCGTCCGCGCTGGCCCGGTACCTTGGCGTGCCGATTCGTGCCGCAGTTCACGACATCGCCACCGTTCGCCTGCCCACCGAGGCCGGCGGAACAGAAGGCCGCCTCGCAGCACGTGTAAGGATTTACGAGAGCGATCGCAGTGGTGTCCCAGTGCGAGGCGACCGCCCTTCGACGTACTCTGAGGACGACATGGAACGAGTGATTCGATGGCGTGTGTTCGATGGAACCTCGAGAGGATCGCTCTGA
- a CDS encoding formylglycine-generating enzyme family protein yields MAIAVLGTVGCGEHHMFGPDAGRPGERDVGPERLDSDSDGVDRAVDCDDGDPLVGSVATRECTSTCGVGTERCHDGAWTACDAETDCECASPGTSRNVGCGRCGVAAQTCGEDRRWSVLGECLNEGECSEGQTETDRSRCGESRRACDATCSWGDWVVVAPSGECEPGETREIDGECPAGMTRIESCTLACGWESAGDCAFRCERAPHTSLSGADPVCVPAGPFVLGVHAGPLGSPESPETTVVLSEFYIDRYPVTKARYELCRAAGICPAPVAASASEYDALAPGDVVRHVPEGAEAAFCRWDGGEVVTEFQWEKAARGPHPDRRQHSWGAEPSAACSAHPGPECPGLRFAADASTFPMAVSPFGVRMLGSLRERTSSEYTPRGYRWISDGQVDPIADELGDVRTLRGFTWDRGSTTTRSALVRQFSFESWAGIRCAY; encoded by the coding sequence TTGGCGATCGCTGTCCTCGGCACAGTCGGCTGCGGCGAGCACCATATGTTCGGGCCAGACGCAGGCCGCCCCGGAGAGCGCGATGTCGGCCCCGAGCGGCTCGACTCGGACTCGGACGGTGTCGATCGCGCCGTCGATTGCGATGATGGCGACCCTCTCGTCGGGAGCGTCGCAACACGCGAGTGCACGAGCACCTGCGGCGTCGGCACCGAGCGCTGCCATGACGGCGCCTGGACGGCGTGCGACGCGGAGACCGACTGCGAGTGCGCAAGCCCGGGCACGAGCAGGAATGTTGGTTGCGGCCGCTGCGGCGTCGCAGCGCAGACCTGCGGAGAGGATCGGCGCTGGTCGGTGCTGGGCGAGTGTCTGAACGAGGGCGAATGCAGCGAAGGACAGACTGAGACGGACCGGAGTCGCTGCGGTGAGAGCCGCCGAGCTTGCGACGCGACGTGCTCGTGGGGCGATTGGGTCGTCGTCGCGCCCTCCGGTGAATGCGAGCCGGGCGAGACGCGCGAGATCGATGGCGAGTGCCCAGCAGGCATGACGCGGATCGAGAGCTGCACACTCGCGTGCGGCTGGGAGAGCGCCGGCGACTGCGCGTTCCGCTGCGAGCGAGCTCCGCACACGAGCCTGAGTGGGGCGGACCCGGTATGTGTCCCGGCGGGGCCTTTCGTGCTCGGGGTCCACGCAGGTCCACTCGGTTCGCCGGAGTCGCCGGAGACCACGGTCGTTCTGTCCGAGTTCTACATCGATCGCTACCCGGTCACCAAGGCGCGCTACGAGCTGTGCCGCGCGGCCGGAATCTGTCCGGCTCCGGTTGCGGCAAGCGCCTCCGAGTACGACGCCCTCGCGCCTGGCGACGTCGTCCGACACGTGCCGGAAGGCGCCGAGGCTGCGTTCTGTCGGTGGGACGGCGGCGAGGTCGTGACCGAGTTCCAGTGGGAGAAGGCCGCACGAGGCCCGCACCCAGACCGTCGTCAGCACTCCTGGGGCGCCGAACCCAGCGCTGCCTGCAGTGCACATCCGGGACCCGAGTGTCCGGGCCTCCGCTTCGCGGCCGATGCATCCACCTTCCCGATGGCCGTGTCGCCGTTCGGCGTGCGAATGCTGGGCTCGCTGCGCGAGCGCACTTCGTCCGAGTACACGCCGCGAGGGTATCGCTGGATCTCTGACGGTCAGGTCGACCCAATCGCTGATGAGCTCGGCGACGTTCGGACGCTCCGCGGTTTCACGTGGGACCGCGGCTCGACGACCACTCGTTCGGCACTCGTACGGCAGTTCTCTTTCGAGTCTTGGGCAGGGATCCGCTGTGCGTATTGA
- a CDS encoding rhodanese-like domain-containing protein — protein sequence MQWISTEELARELESESPPLVIDVRSEDEIAVSTIPGARRMGALPSDRDVVVYCSVGARSAVIAERFPNARNLRGGIFAWANESRPLVRDGARTNEVHRYDSLWGMLLSARVARASGEW from the coding sequence GTGCAATGGATCTCGACCGAGGAGCTCGCGCGTGAGCTCGAATCGGAATCTCCGCCGCTCGTGATCGACGTGCGCAGCGAGGACGAGATCGCGGTGAGCACGATTCCCGGGGCGCGTCGGATGGGAGCGCTGCCGAGCGATCGCGATGTCGTCGTGTACTGCTCGGTCGGGGCGCGCAGCGCGGTGATTGCCGAACGATTTCCGAACGCGCGGAACCTGCGCGGCGGGATCTTCGCGTGGGCGAACGAGTCGCGCCCGCTCGTGCGCGACGGTGCGCGCACGAACGAGGTGCATCGGTACGACTCGCTCTGGGGGATGCTGCTCAGTGCGCGTGTCGCGCGAGCCAGCGGAGAATGGTGA